A portion of the Lolium rigidum isolate FL_2022 chromosome 1, APGP_CSIRO_Lrig_0.1, whole genome shotgun sequence genome contains these proteins:
- the LOC124676801 gene encoding geraniol 8-hydroxylase-like produces MSSLLAWLPWLVVYLLCLYLLDLLAHRRRHLPPGPIPLPLIGSVHLIGDQPHRSLARLARTYGPLMSLRLGAVTTVVASSPDAAREILQKHDAVLSARFVGDVVGDHARYSVASLPIGPRWRSLRKIMSTELFAPHRLDALQGLRSDKVRELAAHIARLSRDGTAVDVGRVAFATSLNLLSCTIFSRDLTSLDDHGGSKEFQVLVGEIMDECGACPNVSDFFPVLAWADLQGLRRRLARLLARMHLLFNAEVDRRLRGREAGEPRKEHDDFLDVLLDVAARDGAKADLDRDTLRALFTDLFLAGSDSSSSVVEWAMTELLRNPTSMVKIHEELTQVIGSTRSMKESDIDLLPYLQAVVKETFRLHPPGPLMLPQQAQATVRVAGYIVPQGARVMVNLWAIGRDESIWPEPDKFMPERFLGKTMDFRGADFELVPFGAGRRICPGLPLAIKVVHLVLATLLNEFEWRLPLEVERTGIDMGEKFGVTLTKAVSLCAIATPI; encoded by the exons ATGTCTTCCCTTCTTGCCTGGCTGCCATGGCTTGTCGTCTACCTCCTCTGCCTCTACCTTCTGGACCTCCTCGCCCACAGGCGCCGCCACCTTCCTCCAGGCCCCATCCCTCTGCCCCTCATCGGCAGCGTCCACCTTATCGGCGACCAGCCGCACCGCTCGCTCGCCCGCCTCGCCAGGACCTACGGCCCGCTCATGTCCCTCCGCTTGGGCGCGGTCACCACGGTGGTCGCCTCCTCCCCGGACGCGGCCCGCGAGATACTGCAGAAGCACGACGCCGTCTTGTCCGCCCGGTTCGTAGGCGACGTCGTCGGCGACCACGCCAGGTACTCGGTCGCCTCGCTCCCCATCGGACCGCGGTGGCGCTCGCTGCGCAAGATCATGTCCACGGAGCTCTTCGCCCCGCACCGGCTCGATGCGCTCCAGGGCCTCCGGAGCGACAAGGTGCGGGAGCTCGCGGCCCACATCGCCCGGCTGTCGCGCGATGGCACGGCGGTGGACGTCGGGCGCGTGGCGTTCGCGACCAGCCTGAACCTCCTCTCGTGTACCATCTTCTCGCGAGACCTGACAAGCCTCGATGACCATGGCGGGTCCAAGGAGTTCCAGGTGCTGGTGGGTGAGATCATgga TGAGTGCGGAGCCTGCCCCAACGTGTCCGACTTCTTCCCGGTGCTCGCGTGGGCGGACCTGCAGGGGCTGCGACGGCGGTTGGCGCGGCTGCTCGCGCGGATGCACCTCCTGTTCAACGCCGAGGTGGACCGGAGGCTGCGGGGCCGCGAGGCCGGAGAGCCCAGGAAGGAGCACGACGATTTCCTCGATGTGCTGCTCGACGTCGCGGCGCGTGACGGCGCCAAGGCCGACCTGGACCGCGACACGCTCAGGGCGCTGTTCACG GATTTGTTTCTAGCGGGGAGTGATTCGAGCTCTAGTGTGGTGGAATGGGCAATGACGGAGCTTCTTCGTAACCCAACATCAATGGTCAAAATTCACGAGGAGCTCACACAAGTCATTGGCTCAACAAGAAGCATGAAAGAATCTGACATCGACCTGTTGCCCTACCTCCAAGCCGTGGTCAAGGAAACCTTCCGGTTGCATCCTCCGGGCCCATTGATGTTACCACAACAGGCGCAAGCGACCGTAAGAGTCGCAGGTTATATTGTGCCCCAAGGTGCACGGGTGATGGTGAATTTGTGGGCGATAGGTCGAGACGAAAGCATATGGCCAGAACCAGACAAATTCATGCCAGAGAGGTTTTTAGGGAAGACGATGGACTTTAGAGGTGCAGATTTTGAGCTCGTTCCGTTCGGTGCGGGGCGTCGGATATGCCCTGGGTTGCCATTGGCGATCAAGGTAGTGCACTTGGTCCTCGCTACATTGTTGAATGAGTTTGAGTGGAGGCTGCCGCTAGAGGTGGAGAGGACCGGCATTGATATgggtgagaagtttggtgtgacacTCACCAAAGCTGTTTCGCTATGCGCTATAGCTACACCGATTTGA